From Betaproteobacteria bacterium, a single genomic window includes:
- the xerD gene encoding site-specific tyrosine recombinase XerD, which yields MPTNEALLDEFCDALWLEDGLSRNTLESYRRDLRLFSAWLSADRGKTLLQAQRVDLLDYLAYKFQRKARPRSAARLLSSLKRFYRFLLRENRIQGDPTLQVESPKLPRSLPKILTEEDVDGLLAAPNVETPLGLRDKSMLEALYASGLRVSELVTMQVAQLSQDMGVVRVVGKGSKERLVPVGEEALTWIRRYMDNARPEILAGRQADALFITSRGASMTRQAFWYLIRRYADRAGIRKGISPHTLRHAFATHLLNHGADLRVVQMLLGHADISTTQIYTHVARERLKQLHAKHHPRG from the coding sequence ATGCCGACGAACGAGGCCTTGCTCGACGAATTTTGCGATGCACTCTGGCTCGAAGACGGCCTGTCGCGCAATACGCTCGAGAGCTATCGGCGCGACTTGCGGCTTTTCTCCGCATGGCTGTCCGCGGATCGTGGCAAGACCCTGCTGCAAGCACAGCGCGTGGATCTTCTCGACTACCTGGCTTACAAATTTCAGCGCAAGGCCAGGCCGCGCTCGGCGGCTCGTTTGTTGTCCAGCCTCAAACGGTTCTACCGGTTTTTGCTCAGGGAGAATCGAATTCAAGGGGACCCGACGCTGCAGGTGGAATCTCCGAAACTGCCGCGCAGCCTGCCCAAGATACTGACCGAGGAAGATGTCGATGGGCTGCTGGCCGCGCCGAATGTCGAAACGCCTCTCGGGTTGCGTGACAAATCCATGCTGGAAGCGCTCTATGCCAGCGGGCTGCGGGTGTCCGAACTGGTGACGATGCAGGTTGCCCAGCTTAGCCAGGACATGGGCGTGGTGCGAGTCGTTGGCAAGGGGAGCAAGGAACGACTGGTTCCGGTGGGTGAGGAGGCGCTGACTTGGATCCGGCGCTACATGGACAACGCGCGTCCCGAAATTCTTGCTGGCAGGCAGGCGGATGCGTTATTCATCACCTCGCGCGGGGCATCGATGACGAGGCAGGCGTTCTGGTATCTGATCCGGCGCTACGCCGACCGGGCGGGCATCCGGAAGGGGATATCGCCGCATACGTTGCGTCATGCCTTCGCCACGCATCTACTCAATCACGGCGCCGACTTGCGGGTTGTGCAAATGCTGCTAGGTCATGCGGATATCTCCACGACACAGATCTACACGCATGTAGCGCGCGAAAGGCTCAAGCAGTTGCATGCCAAGCATCATCCGCGGGGATAA
- the rplS gene encoding 50S ribosomal protein L19, whose amino-acid sequence MNLIQKIEQEEIARLGKNIPDFAPGDTVIVNVNVVEGDRKRVQAYEGVVIAIRNRGLNSSFIVRKMSSGEGVERTFQTYSPLIASIELKRRGDVRRAKLYYLRDRSGKSARIREKLETEKVAEGE is encoded by the coding sequence ATGAATCTCATACAGAAAATCGAGCAGGAAGAAATCGCCCGCCTCGGGAAAAACATTCCCGACTTTGCGCCGGGCGATACCGTGATAGTCAACGTGAACGTAGTGGAAGGCGACCGCAAGCGCGTCCAGGCCTACGAGGGCGTGGTGATTGCAATACGCAATCGGGGGCTCAATTCCTCGTTTATCGTACGCAAGATGTCGTCGGGTGAAGGGGTGGAGCGGACTTTCCAGACCTACTCTCCGCTGATCGCGAGTATCGAACTCAAGCGCCGCGGCGACGTGCGCCGCGCCAAGCTTTACTACCTGCGCGATCGCTCCGGCAAATCGGCGCGTATCCGCGAAAAGCTCGAAACCGAAAAGGTGGCGGAAGGCGAGTAA
- the tsaD gene encoding tRNA (adenosine(37)-N6)-threonylcarbamoyltransferase complex transferase subunit TsaD yields MLVLGIETSCDETGVALFDTRAGLLGHTLFSQVAMHAEYGGVVPELASRDHVRRLLPLIRQLLGQTGRALNDIDGIAYTQGPGLAGALLVGASVAASLGFALGVPVIGLHHLEGHLLSPLLTTPAPHFPFVALLVSGGHTQLMKVGAVGDYELLGETVDDAAGEAFDKTAKLLGLPYPGGPALAELADSGNPKRFKLPRPMIASGDLNFSFSGLKTAALTLASREDATAQNKADIAAAFQNAIVDVLVAKSTDAVSRTGLDQLVVAGGVGANRRLREALGAKAASEGFEVFYPPLDLCTDNGAMIAYAGAQRLESGVSKSRGFSVHPRWELEELRRPEKA; encoded by the coding sequence ATGCTAGTCCTCGGCATCGAGACGTCTTGCGATGAAACCGGCGTTGCCCTGTTCGATACCCGGGCAGGCCTGCTTGGCCATACGCTCTTTTCGCAGGTCGCCATGCACGCGGAGTACGGCGGGGTGGTGCCGGAACTGGCTTCCCGCGATCACGTCCGCCGGCTGCTGCCGCTGATCCGCCAATTGCTCGGGCAAACCGGCCGAGCGCTGAACGATATCGATGGGATCGCTTATACCCAGGGACCGGGACTGGCCGGTGCCTTGCTGGTCGGAGCAAGCGTGGCGGCGAGCCTTGGTTTCGCCCTCGGCGTCCCGGTAATCGGACTGCATCATCTGGAAGGACATCTGCTGTCGCCATTGCTCACGACCCCGGCGCCTCATTTCCCTTTCGTGGCGTTGCTGGTTTCCGGCGGTCATACCCAGCTCATGAAGGTTGGCGCAGTCGGCGACTATGAATTGCTGGGAGAGACCGTCGACGACGCAGCGGGCGAAGCTTTCGACAAAACCGCAAAGCTGCTCGGCTTGCCCTACCCCGGCGGGCCAGCCCTCGCCGAACTTGCCGATTCCGGAAATCCGAAACGATTCAAATTGCCCCGACCCATGATTGCCAGCGGCGATCTGAATTTCAGCTTCTCGGGATTGAAGACCGCTGCGTTGACGCTTGCGAGCCGCGAGGACGCGACCGCACAAAACAAAGCCGATATCGCCGCTGCGTTTCAAAATGCAATCGTCGACGTGCTCGTGGCCAAATCGACCGATGCCGTATCGCGTACCGGACTGGACCAGTTGGTGGTGGCCGGCGGCGTTGGCGCCAACCGACGCCTGCGGGAGGCATTGGGCGCAAAGGCTGCATCGGAGGGATTCGAGGTGTTCTATCCGCCACTGGATTTGTGCACAGACAATGGCGCGATGATCGCCTATGCCGGCGCGCAGCGACTCGAGTCCGGCGTCAGCAAGTCTCGCGGCTTCTCGGTGCATCCGCGCTGGGAGCTGGAAGAACTCAGGCGCCCCGAGAAAGCCTGA
- a CDS encoding 30S ribosomal protein S21: MPTIRVKENEPFEVAMRRFKRTVEKTGLLTELRAREFYEKPTSERKRKLAAAVKRHHKRLRSQLLPPKLY; this comes from the coding sequence ATGCCGACGATTCGTGTCAAGGAAAATGAGCCGTTCGAAGTGGCGATGCGCCGTTTCAAGCGCACGGTGGAAAAAACCGGTCTGCTGACTGAGTTGCGGGCGCGCGAATTCTACGAAAAGCCCACGTCCGAGCGCAAACGCAAGCTGGCGGCCGCGGTCAAGCGCCACCATAAGCGCCTTCGCAGCCAGTTGCTTCCGCCGAAGCTTTACTGA
- a CDS encoding nucleotide-binding protein has product MGRKKLVVPIKPAGNESTVRKNLLQTDVPSYSLAEAIRVPQAIADSYGKNPTKPLRVAEGMNLSPGSSFFRVLTGTAIAYGLTEGGYNSDVIAITPLGRRIVAPTKEGDDLAAKREALMRPRIIRDFLTRYNESRLPTAAIGKNVLEELGVPADRAPAVFELIVDTARSLGVLRELKGQAYVDLGMDGSAPPAKIVGEGKVIEDDDTVEATGAVTPAATPDGTREGTEPARRRTGRVFITHGKNKDIVSQLKDLLAFGGFTPVVAIEQETVSKPVPDKVLDDMRSCDAAIIHVGTDLKLLDSAGKEHKMLNQNVLIEIGAAMALYGRKFILLVENGATLPSNLQGLYEVRYEGEKLDYESTMKLLKAFADFRG; this is encoded by the coding sequence ATGGGCAGGAAGAAACTCGTAGTGCCGATCAAACCAGCAGGCAACGAGAGCACGGTGCGCAAGAACCTGCTCCAAACCGACGTACCCTCCTACAGTCTTGCAGAAGCAATACGAGTCCCACAGGCCATTGCGGACAGCTATGGCAAAAATCCCACGAAGCCGCTACGTGTGGCGGAAGGGATGAACCTCTCTCCAGGTTCCAGTTTCTTCCGGGTGCTGACTGGCACAGCCATCGCCTACGGACTTACTGAAGGCGGTTACAACTCAGATGTAATTGCAATCACACCGCTGGGACGGCGGATCGTTGCGCCCACCAAGGAAGGGGACGATCTGGCTGCGAAACGAGAGGCGCTTATGCGGCCGCGCATCATCCGGGATTTTCTTACCCGGTATAACGAGAGTCGCCTGCCAACGGCAGCAATCGGAAAGAACGTATTAGAAGAACTCGGGGTTCCTGCCGACCGCGCTCCAGCCGTATTCGAACTAATAGTGGACACTGCCCGCAGTCTCGGCGTCCTGCGGGAGTTGAAGGGGCAGGCCTACGTGGATCTCGGGATGGACGGCAGTGCGCCGCCCGCCAAGATCGTAGGCGAAGGGAAAGTCATTGAAGATGACGACACCGTGGAGGCAACAGGCGCGGTGACACCTGCCGCTACCCCAGACGGCACGAGAGAAGGAACTGAACCTGCACGTAGGCGCACTGGAAGGGTCTTCATAACACATGGCAAGAATAAGGACATCGTCAGTCAGCTGAAGGACCTCCTAGCCTTCGGCGGCTTCACGCCGGTGGTGGCCATCGAGCAAGAAACGGTTTCCAAGCCCGTCCCCGACAAGGTGCTGGATGACATGCGCTCTTGCGATGCGGCGATCATTCACGTCGGGACGGACTTGAAGCTGTTGGACAGCGCTGGAAAGGAACACAAGATGCTCAATCAAAATGTCCTGATCGAGATCGGCGCAGCAATGGCGTTGTATGGCCGCAAGTTCATCTTGCTGGTCGAGAACGGAGCCACATTGCCGTCCAACCTTCAGGGCCTCTATGAAGTGCGGTACGAGGGTGAGAAACTGGATTACGAGTCGACGATGAAGCTGCTGAAAGCGTTCGCCGATTTTAGAGGATAG
- a CDS encoding GatB/YqeY domain-containing protein, with amino-acid sequence MLLRAQIVEDMKTAMRAKDAPRLSAIRLLLAALKQREVDERIELADTDVLAIIEKMIKQRRDSIEQFEKGGRQDLADKEQFEITVLQGYMPAAMSAAEVDAAVTEAISSSGAKLMADMGKVMALLKPRLAGRADMGKVSALVKTRLSG; translated from the coding sequence ATGCTTCTAAGAGCCCAGATCGTTGAAGACATGAAGACCGCGATGCGCGCCAAAGACGCGCCGCGGTTGTCGGCAATTCGCCTGCTGCTGGCCGCGCTCAAACAACGTGAGGTGGATGAGCGCATCGAATTGGCCGATACCGACGTCCTGGCGATCATCGAGAAGATGATCAAGCAGCGGCGCGATTCCATCGAGCAATTCGAGAAGGGCGGTCGCCAGGATCTCGCGGACAAAGAGCAGTTCGAGATCACCGTACTCCAGGGCTACATGCCTGCAGCGATGTCGGCTGCCGAAGTCGATGCGGCGGTGACCGAGGCCATTTCGAGCAGCGGTGCCAAGCTCATGGCCGATATGGGCAAGGTGATGGCATTGTTGAAACCCAGGCTGGCCGGTCGCGCGGACATGGGCAAGGTGTCCGCGCTGGTGAAAACCAGGCTTTCCGGCTAG
- a CDS encoding methylated-DNA--[protein]-cysteine S-methyltransferase — protein sequence MNTLLESWQAKIEAPFAVIGVCTIGERLVRIEYLPRGAAPLKPQTPFAKEVCRQLKAYLNEPNFDFDLPFDYDGTDFQTRVWKAVRSIPVGAVLSYLQVAKRVGSAPRPVGTACGANHIPILIPCHRVVGSQGIGGFMNARRGAAIDVKRWLLHHENPGAY from the coding sequence ATGAATACGCTGCTGGAATCCTGGCAGGCGAAGATCGAGGCACCGTTCGCAGTGATCGGCGTGTGTACCATCGGCGAGCGACTTGTCCGCATCGAGTATCTTCCGCGCGGTGCGGCACCGCTCAAGCCGCAGACGCCGTTCGCCAAAGAAGTGTGCCGGCAGCTTAAGGCGTATCTCAACGAGCCGAATTTCGATTTCGATCTGCCTTTCGACTACGACGGTACCGATTTTCAGACCAGGGTCTGGAAGGCCGTCCGCTCCATTCCCGTGGGGGCTGTGCTCTCCTATCTGCAGGTAGCCAAGCGGGTCGGTTCGGCTCCGCGCCCGGTCGGCACAGCCTGCGGCGCGAATCACATCCCAATCCTGATCCCCTGCCACCGAGTAGTCGGCAGCCAGGGCATCGGTGGCTTCATGAATGCCCGCCGCGGCGCTGCAATCGACGTCAAGCGCTGGTTGCTGCATCACGAAAATCCAGGCGCCTACTGA
- a CDS encoding type II toxin-antitoxin system Phd/YefM family antitoxin — protein MNMSSLLERVDQAISVTEVSRSAKEIFTKLEKGKQDKFVVMRNNAPAAVLLPVDAYEALIEEVEDLRIEIIAIKRMRDFDRSKAITHDEMVKKFGGEGK, from the coding sequence ATGAACATGAGTTCTCTACTTGAAAGAGTAGATCAGGCTATTTCTGTGACAGAAGTCAGCCGGTCTGCGAAAGAGATTTTCACCAAGCTGGAGAAGGGCAAGCAAGACAAGTTTGTCGTGATGCGTAACAACGCACCGGCCGCGGTACTGCTTCCGGTTGATGCCTACGAAGCGCTGATCGAAGAGGTTGAGGACCTGCGCATCGAGATCATCGCGATAAAGCGAATGCGCGACTTCGATCGCAGCAAGGCGATCACACACGACGAAATGGTAAAGAAATTCGGCGGTGAGGGAAAATAA
- a CDS encoding flagellar brake protein produces the protein MTDLDQSKVSTCSFEATQLHVGERLQLELVADSSRSHYYTTLIGFVPGHSVLIRTPLAQNLPIPVPEGAAVLVRAFSGRHAFTLESRVDRVCRSPYPYIHLAYPAQVQQTLIRGALRVRVALPGTTSNSPGQVDAPPRAVTLSDLSVSGAQLDTGLSLGELGERFVLTFKFVVQPNNYEVKLTTPAQIQSVRKIRKGNTPEEMFSLGVRFNKLHATEGLLLQSYIQQVLLSDRSRVV, from the coding sequence GTGACTGATCTCGATCAATCGAAGGTTTCCACCTGCAGTTTCGAAGCAACGCAATTGCACGTGGGCGAACGCCTCCAGTTGGAGTTGGTCGCCGACAGTTCACGCAGCCATTACTACACGACCCTGATCGGATTCGTGCCCGGACACAGCGTATTGATACGCACGCCACTGGCTCAAAATCTGCCGATTCCGGTACCCGAGGGGGCAGCCGTTCTGGTCCGGGCTTTCTCGGGTCGCCATGCCTTTACCCTGGAGTCCAGGGTTGATCGCGTCTGCCGCTCGCCCTATCCTTACATCCATCTCGCCTATCCGGCTCAGGTGCAACAGACGCTGATCCGGGGCGCATTGCGTGTACGCGTCGCATTGCCGGGTACCACCTCGAACTCGCCCGGACAGGTCGATGCGCCGCCACGTGCAGTAACGCTTTCCGACCTCAGCGTCTCCGGAGCACAGTTGGACACAGGGCTCAGTCTCGGGGAGTTGGGAGAGAGGTTCGTGCTCACATTCAAATTCGTGGTCCAGCCCAACAACTACGAGGTAAAGCTGACAACGCCCGCGCAGATCCAGAGCGTACGCAAGATCAGAAAGGGAAATACCCCGGAAGAGATGTTCTCGCTTGGGGTGCGCTTCAACAAGCTGCACGCCACCGAAGGATTGCTGTTGCAGAGTTACATCCAGCAGGTATTGCTGTCGGATCGATCGCGCGTGGTTTAG
- the plsY gene encoding glycerol-3-phosphate 1-O-acyltransferase PlsY, whose amino-acid sequence MAPIVFVVVAYLIGSISFAVVVSRCFGLPDPHTYGSGNPGATNVLRTGKKAAAVLTLIGDAAKGAIALWLARRLAPEFEVGEITLAAVAFAAFIGHLFPVYFRFKGGKGVSTAAGILLALDGRIAGVVLLVWLLTVLASRYSSLASIVAALAAPVATLYFLGWGPFVWMVLAMTALLLWRHRGNIERLMNGTESRIRLSRGA is encoded by the coding sequence ATGGCGCCCATCGTATTCGTCGTCGTGGCTTACCTGATCGGGTCGATTTCGTTCGCGGTCGTCGTCAGCCGGTGTTTCGGTCTCCCGGATCCGCACACTTACGGCTCCGGCAACCCCGGGGCAACCAACGTATTGCGGACCGGAAAAAAGGCTGCGGCTGTGCTCACCTTGATCGGTGACGCCGCCAAAGGGGCGATCGCGCTATGGTTGGCACGGCGATTGGCGCCGGAGTTTGAGGTGGGTGAGATCACGCTGGCTGCAGTGGCATTCGCCGCTTTCATCGGTCATTTGTTTCCGGTGTATTTCCGCTTCAAGGGCGGCAAAGGCGTGTCGACTGCCGCAGGCATCTTGCTGGCGCTGGATGGGCGCATTGCAGGCGTCGTGCTACTGGTCTGGCTGTTGACCGTGCTGGCGTCGCGCTATTCGTCGCTGGCGTCGATCGTGGCTGCGCTGGCCGCACCGGTCGCGACGCTTTATTTTCTCGGCTGGGGACCCTTCGTCTGGATGGTGCTGGCCATGACCGCGCTGCTGCTCTGGCGTCACCGCGGCAATATCGAGCGTCTGATGAATGGCACCGAAAGCCGCATCAGGCTTTCTCGGGGCGCCTGA
- the rpoD gene encoding RNA polymerase sigma factor RpoD, whose amino-acid sequence MARERRKEQSKEQVQVQQPIDAEARRMRLKNLIVLGKERGYLTYAEINDHLPDDMLDAEQIENIISMINDMGIQVYDEAPDAETLLMNETTPAIVPDEDVVEEAEQALSTVDSEFGRTTDPVRMYMREMGSVELLTREGEIEIAKRIEDGLKHMIQAISACPTTIAEILTLAEKIEREEMRIDEVVDGLIDPNAPEEALAEEISEEELEEDLGTEEGEDDDGAAVQNAAMLQLKADSLERFAKIRVLYNKMIKALAKNGSRSRSYLKTQEEISAELMFIRFSAKQVEALCDGLRGLVEEVRSYERAIMELCVEKSAMPRAYFIKTFPGNEEDLNWVGREVGGRKPYSEVLSRFAPAILEQQQALIDLQKRVGIPVKDLKEINRQMSTGEAKARRAKREMTEANLRLVISIAKKYTNRGLQFLDLIQEGNIGLMKAVDKFEYRRGYKFSTYATWWIRQAITRSIADQARTIRIPVHMIETINKMNRISRQILQETGQEPDPATLAVKMEMPEEKIRKILKISKEPISMETPIGDDDDSHLGDFIEDQATMAPSDAAIYTSLRDATKEVLDTLTPREAKVLRMRFGIEMNTDHTLEEVGKQFDVTRERIRQIEAKALRKLRHPSRSERLRSFLDNN is encoded by the coding sequence ATGGCTAGGGAAAGACGCAAGGAACAGAGCAAGGAGCAGGTGCAGGTTCAGCAGCCGATCGATGCTGAAGCCCGGCGCATGCGCCTGAAAAACCTGATCGTCCTCGGCAAGGAGCGCGGCTATCTGACCTATGCCGAGATCAACGATCATCTGCCGGACGACATGCTGGATGCCGAGCAGATCGAGAACATCATCAGCATGATCAACGACATGGGCATCCAGGTTTACGACGAAGCGCCGGACGCGGAAACCCTGTTGATGAACGAAACCACGCCGGCCATCGTTCCGGACGAAGACGTGGTCGAAGAAGCCGAGCAGGCACTGTCCACCGTCGACTCCGAGTTCGGACGCACCACCGACCCGGTTCGCATGTACATGCGCGAGATGGGCTCCGTGGAACTGCTGACTCGCGAAGGCGAAATCGAGATCGCCAAGCGCATCGAAGACGGTTTGAAGCACATGATCCAGGCGATCTCCGCCTGTCCTACGACTATTGCCGAGATCCTGACCCTCGCCGAAAAAATCGAACGCGAAGAAATGCGCATCGATGAGGTCGTCGATGGCCTGATCGATCCGAACGCGCCGGAAGAAGCGCTCGCCGAGGAAATCTCCGAAGAAGAGCTCGAGGAAGACCTCGGAACCGAGGAAGGCGAAGACGACGACGGCGCCGCAGTGCAAAACGCGGCAATGCTGCAACTGAAGGCCGACTCGCTCGAACGCTTCGCCAAGATCCGCGTGCTGTACAACAAGATGATCAAGGCGCTGGCCAAGAACGGATCGCGCAGCCGGTCTTATCTCAAGACCCAGGAGGAAATTTCCGCCGAGCTCATGTTCATCCGTTTTTCCGCCAAGCAGGTGGAAGCCTTGTGCGACGGCCTGCGCGGTCTGGTGGAAGAAGTGCGTTCGTACGAACGCGCGATCATGGAATTGTGTGTGGAGAAGTCGGCAATGCCGCGCGCGTATTTCATCAAGACCTTTCCGGGCAACGAGGAAGATCTGAACTGGGTCGGACGCGAAGTCGGCGGACGCAAACCTTATAGCGAAGTCCTTTCGCGTTTTGCGCCGGCAATCCTCGAGCAGCAGCAGGCACTGATCGACTTGCAGAAGCGCGTTGGCATTCCGGTCAAGGACCTGAAGGAAATCAATCGTCAGATGTCCACTGGCGAGGCCAAGGCGCGCCGCGCCAAACGTGAAATGACCGAGGCCAATTTGCGCCTGGTGATCTCCATTGCCAAGAAATACACCAACCGCGGCCTGCAATTTCTCGACCTGATCCAGGAAGGCAACATCGGTCTGATGAAAGCGGTCGACAAGTTCGAGTATCGCCGGGGCTACAAATTTTCCACCTATGCGACGTGGTGGATCCGCCAGGCCATCACGCGTTCGATCGCCGACCAGGCTCGCACCATCCGCATTCCGGTGCATATGATCGAGACCATCAACAAGATGAATCGTATCTCGCGCCAGATACTCCAGGAGACCGGGCAGGAGCCGGACCCGGCGACGCTGGCGGTCAAGATGGAGATGCCCGAGGAGAAAATCCGCAAGATCCTGAAGATCTCCAAGGAACCGATTTCGATGGAAACGCCGATCGGCGACGACGACGATTCGCACCTGGGCGATTTCATCGAAGACCAGGCGACCATGGCACCTTCGGACGCGGCGATCTATACGAGCCTGCGCGACGCCACCAAGGAAGTGCTGGATACGCTGACGCCGCGCGAAGCCAAGGTGCTGCGCATGCGCTTCGGCATCGAGATGAATACCGACCACACGCTGGAAGAAGTCGGCAAGCAGTTCGATGTCACCCGCGAACGCATTCGCCAGATCGAGGCGAAGGCCTTGCGTAAACTGCGTCATCCTTCGCGCTCCGAGCGCTTGCGCAGTTTTCTGGATAATAATTAA
- a CDS encoding DNA primase, which translates to MIPQSFIQDLLNRVDIVDVVESYVPLKRAGSNYAARCPFHSEKSPSFTVSQTKQFYHCFGCGAHGTAISFLMEHQGMGFVDAVRDLAGRVGMVVPEQTPDPQRKEKAETAEDLTEVTLKAAQFYKAQLKSSDKAVAYLKNRGLTGEIAARYGLGYAPDGWQNLEAVFPEYQSKSLTEAGLVIASEEGRRYDRFRDRIMFPIHNQRGAIIGFGGRVIDQGEPKYLNSPETPLFEKGRELYGLFQARGAIRDAERVVVVEGYMDVVALAQYDIGYAVATLGTATTPWQVQKLLRQTDNVIYCFDGDAAGRRAAWRALENSLAQLQDGKQVRFLFLPPEHDPDSFVRAHGKQAFGNLLEAAPPLSEFLVQELTSHVDMRTAEGRAKFLQETKPLVKQVPAPMLSLMLRKQIAELAGVSEAELDRSFEIKGVARARATERRESIKPSLIRALVEMLAFQPSLAALADSDRLRENADLASSELPQSEVVLLTKVLELCVSQNNVRSVAEHFRGGEFELLAHEIEVGSLKWEKLDQEALQAEFVGAWERLVERFRHVRITLLLEKSKRQSWTSEEKEQFRRLQQGAANETPG; encoded by the coding sequence ATGATTCCGCAGTCGTTTATTCAGGACCTTCTCAACCGGGTGGACATCGTGGACGTGGTCGAGTCTTATGTCCCGCTCAAGCGTGCCGGCTCCAACTACGCTGCCCGTTGCCCGTTCCATAGCGAAAAATCGCCGTCGTTCACTGTCAGCCAGACCAAGCAGTTTTACCACTGCTTCGGTTGCGGAGCGCACGGCACCGCCATTAGTTTTCTGATGGAGCATCAGGGCATGGGCTTTGTCGACGCAGTCAGGGATCTGGCGGGCCGTGTCGGCATGGTCGTTCCCGAGCAGACACCGGATCCGCAGCGCAAGGAAAAGGCAGAGACTGCCGAAGACCTGACGGAAGTCACGCTCAAAGCAGCCCAGTTTTATAAAGCGCAGCTCAAGTCATCCGACAAAGCCGTCGCCTATCTGAAGAACCGCGGATTGACCGGCGAAATCGCCGCGCGTTATGGCCTGGGCTACGCGCCGGACGGATGGCAAAACCTGGAAGCGGTTTTCCCCGAATACCAGTCGAAATCGCTGACTGAGGCCGGGCTGGTGATCGCAAGCGAAGAAGGCCGGCGCTACGACCGCTTCCGCGACCGCATCATGTTTCCGATCCACAACCAGCGTGGCGCGATCATCGGCTTCGGCGGACGGGTGATCGACCAGGGCGAACCGAAATATCTCAATTCACCGGAAACGCCGCTTTTCGAGAAGGGGCGCGAACTTTACGGACTGTTTCAGGCGAGAGGCGCAATACGCGACGCGGAGCGCGTGGTGGTGGTCGAAGGTTATATGGACGTAGTGGCGCTGGCCCAATACGACATCGGCTACGCAGTGGCGACTCTCGGCACGGCGACAACACCCTGGCAGGTGCAGAAACTGCTTCGACAGACCGACAACGTCATTTACTGCTTCGATGGCGACGCAGCGGGACGGCGTGCCGCCTGGCGTGCATTGGAAAACAGCCTGGCGCAATTGCAGGATGGAAAGCAGGTGCGCTTTCTTTTTCTGCCACCCGAGCATGATCCGGACAGCTTCGTGCGCGCTCACGGCAAGCAAGCCTTCGGAAACCTGCTCGAAGCGGCGCCGCCGCTGTCGGAGTTTCTGGTGCAGGAACTGACCTCGCACGTCGACATGCGCACGGCGGAGGGTCGGGCAAAGTTCTTGCAGGAGACCAAGCCGCTGGTCAAACAGGTGCCTGCGCCCATGCTGTCCCTGATGTTGCGCAAGCAGATTGCCGAGCTGGCCGGCGTGTCCGAGGCCGAACTCGACCGCAGTTTTGAAATCAAAGGAGTAGCACGCGCCCGCGCGACTGAACGGCGTGAGTCGATCAAGCCCTCCCTGATTCGAGCGCTGGTGGAAATGCTCGCGTTCCAGCCCTCTCTCGCGGCGTTGGCGGATTCGGACCGGCTTCGTGAAAACGCCGATCTTGCCTCTAGTGAACTCCCGCAGTCCGAGGTTGTGTTGCTGACGAAAGTGCTTGAGCTTTGTGTCAGCCAGAACAATGTACGTAGCGTGGCCGAGCATTTTCGCGGTGGCGAGTTCGAGCTTCTTGCCCATGAGATCGAGGTGGGCAGCTTGAAGTGGGAAAAACTGGATCAAGAGGCGTTGCAGGCCGAATTTGTCGGCGCCTGGGAGAGGCTGGTCGAACGTTTTCGCCACGTGCGAATCACGTTGTTGCTGGAAAAGAGCAAACGGCAGAGCTGGACGTCCGAGGAAAAGGAACAATTTCGCCGCCTTCAGCAGGGCGCCGCGAATGAAACGCCCGGATGA